One Salvia miltiorrhiza cultivar Shanhuang (shh) chromosome 6, IMPLAD_Smil_shh, whole genome shotgun sequence genomic window, CTCCACCACAATATAAGACATCGTTCCAATATCCTCCATATCTCACAAGGACGTTTTTCCACTCCGTCATCTGTAAATTacgaataaaataaattaaaatacaaataatatattCTCCTATAAATTAGCTTATACCACAAATCATTAATCGCTCTAAACCAAATTATTTACGAAGAACCCATCAATTAAATCTTTATTCATGAATATGCGAAAATATTAAACTATTACACGATGGTATTTAACAATTATGCGACGGTGTTTATCGACCTTACGAAGGTATTTAACTACAATTCGAAGGTATTTACAAATAATTGAAAGAATGCTTAATTACAACACAATTGCATGGACACTATCAAGATAGAAATCGGGCGGTATTAAATGAACTTAAGCAATGGTATTTACCATTTCGACGAGGGTATGTCCATATTCGACGACGGTATTAATTTATCAATCGAAGGTATGTTCTCCACATGCAAAACTCACCTAATAATATCAACAATGTCTATATACACTACAATGATAAATATGCAACGGCATTACACTATTAGGAGATGGTATTAATCAAGTAATCGACGATATTCATCAACATTACGAAGGTATTTATCTCATATGCAAAGGTTGTTAGAATAGAATGAAAgaatacttaattaaaaacaaaattgcATGGACATTAACATGATAGATATACGACGGTATTTACATTTTTTGACGATGGTATTTAAGATTTTGACGACGGTATGTACATATTATACGGCGGTAATATGCTATTACTCGAAGATAAATTTTCCATAAGCAAAATACACCTAATATTAGCAACAATTTCTATGTACACTAGAATGATAAATATGCAACGGTATTAAACCATTACTCAACGGTATTTACGAAATATACTTcagtatttaaaataaaactaagaatTACCTTTAGTTGATAGATATGCGATGAAATTTCTTTTCTCCCAATTCTCCAATGAAATGGCAGCTGAGAACCCCAAAGCTTCCAAGAAGAAGAATTATAACTCAACAAATATGGAGGCCTTTGAGACAACTTGTTTTGAATGTTTGTGTGGTATTTACTTCATCCTTTCAACATATATGGAGGCCTTTGTgtttaatttatgtttaatttactCACCCTCACCCGTGAATGTACTAGGAAAGGAATCACTTTATATTGACATGAGTGTACTTGCAAGAACTTTATATTCACGTGAAAGTGAAATTAAAAGGAGCCAGACGTACTTAGAATACCGTTGGAAATAAATGTAATACCATCGTCAAAATCACTATACCGTCTGAATATTTGTGAATATCGACCGGCGGTATTATCATTTGTTCCGatggtattttaatttttttagacaGTATTTTCTATGGTGTAGAGAATCATTTGCATCATTTTAACctgtaaaaattattttcgtaTAATATTTACATATGTGCGGTATTTCAAACTCATTTCCTTGGTGGTATTTTAAGCACAAAATGTGATGGGGGAATCATAAAAGGACAAAATTTAAGAGAATCATAGTACACTATACCAGCCTCATGCGTGAACAATTATGAAATGATTGCTGACAAGCATAAAAAAGCGTGCACATGTGTGAtgacaaaatatattaaaaaatacaaatggtTAAAAGTTGTAGATGATAAATAAAGTGGTCAAAAGTTGTAGATAGTTTTGCAAAGTTGGGTAGTTTTGCAAATCCCCCAATTAAGTTCACTGGAAATTGTCTTATTGCCATAGCTGAAAAAGGTTTTGGCTTTTATAAAATAGATTAAGttatttctttaaattatgGAAAACCCCTTCAAAATATTAGCACATGAATAAACAATAACGCTAGAAAATAAGCTCCAATTATATGACATGATAAAAGATGATCAAAATTCCTAATCGATAAAATTGAGGTATCAAAAACTCTCttgtaaaatattaaatattattggttcaagtttattttttatttttgacgttcacaaaaaataatattatccaatttATAGACACCAACACAAAAAATACCACATTTTAAAAGTGATATGTTTTTTAGTCCCTATAtaaaaacaactcttttgtataccaaaatgaattaaaagactaaaatacTCTTTACGATCCCCATCACTTTAATTTTCGCGCAACATTACACGTGCCCACGATCATGATCACGATGGTGGACACAATCGTGACACGATCATGATcacgatcgtgcccacgatcaTGATGATGGGCACGACACGATGGTGAACATGATCGTGCCCACGATGATGGGCACGTGTCATGTTGCGCGAAAATTAAAGTGGTGGAGACCGTAAATggtattttagtcttttaattctggtatacaaaagagttgtttttaAAGAGGGGCTacaaaatatactccatccgtccctgaaataagttcatctttttcctttttgggacgtcccccaaataagttcttctttctttctttccatttttgggcaactaccccaccactaataatactttatttattcttacttttcactttttcaccactcacaatactaattataacacattttcaccttttcaccactcttaatactaattataacatatttttctccactatcaatacacttgatcaattttccttaaaacccgtgccgtccccaaataggaacttattttggggacggagatggagtattatttttaaaaggtGGTACTCCTTCTGTCCGCCAAAAGCAGAccactttggttgggcacgggatttaataaaattggtgatgattttgatgtagtggagaaagggtcccaccactttatgagatgtgtggttgagattgaatttgggatgagtttttttgtaaataaagagtgtttgtaaggataaaagattaaagtggatggtgggaccattttcataaaaggaaagtggtctactctttgcgaacgcccaatatagtaaaagtggtctacttttggcggacggagggagtatttaaaatcttgaaccccattaaaatttattaattactccTTCCATCTCACTCCAATAAGCTCACTtctttgggcacggagattaagaaaacttactttttagtaggaaaatTGTAGTAAAATGGTGTGGTCaccaccaattaagtacaacttttttatccaaaaaggaaaatgagcctattggagtgggacgaggggagtattttttagtttaatttcaatctttaattgattttatttttttttataagaaaattttttattaaaccTGGTACCAGTAGTACCAGGAAAAGAAACATGGGACCAAGATCCAGCTACAAAATTCCAAAAtctttaattgaatttaatagtGGATAAACAAGATttaattaatcattaattataaatttaattataattttataattaatcatattacataaaattaattaacaaaattgGTTAAAGTTGGGAGTTAGATTTTATGTGGTAAACAATGAGACATTGTTCGTGTACTTTTTAACTTGACCACCTATGTTAATACATTGAAATAAGTGAACCGAATATTTAATCCGTGTTAATTGTTTAATCATCTTTAGATTAATTAGTCAAGACTCAAACGAGTTAATAATAATTGATACTATCAATTAATTTATTGGTGTCTTCGTGTATAACGTGCTTAATGAACAATTCAAACGAAGTAGATAGATGAAATATTAAACAAATGTATCTATCAACATGATAAGCTTGAAATCAGTGGTGTTAATTTGTATCTAACCTGAAatgaaaaccaaaaaaaaaaaaaaaaaaccatcatTGAACTTGACCTTGGATATTAGTTGACTGTTCTATCACTCAAGATTTTTGCACGTGTGTCGTTCGCATCCCAATTTATATATTcactgtattttatttattgaaatattattattaagtatAGCTGCTTAGAAACTTTAGTTATCTGTGATTTTTGCACCGTAGAGGATAGATCAAATCAAAATCATAGATTAGAGAATAAATAAGAATTAACCTATACATTTAATCATAGAATATTTACGGGtaatcttttcttttaatttttaagttaTTTATAATTCTATCATAGGGGTAGAAGTGGCAGAGTTTTTTGTAACTGTCTTATTTCTTTAATCATGAAATTTATGctctctaaaaaaaatcatgaaatttATGAAACAACTATATACGATATATAATCAAATTGACTTTCTGAAGACATTCTATATGAAAAGAAAATGTGAACCTTAGAAAATAATGACAGCAATGAAAACGACAACTTTCGCAACAAACACAATAACTAAGATTGATGGAAGTTTTGGGTTCGAACCAATCGTTgcgcgatctttaaattttttttatttacttatataatttatcaaaaaaaaaaaaaaagattgatgAAGGTTTTAGTCATTTAGTGAAATTAGTATAAAAGTAGCCTTGCATTCTTTGTAATTCATGTTGAATAAATTTATGAGAATCTATAATCACTATCTTAGCAGCATATTGGATAAATTTACGCTCTTTTACAATAGTATGTAAATAGCATATAATAGGTCAattatgtggaaaaaaaaattaagcacTGTCTTCAGTGCACTAAGCTCTTTTGCAATAGTTCATAAACCACTCATAATTGGTAAACTATATTTGAAAATCAAGTGTGATAGACTCATAATAACTATATAAATGTGGTTGGAATAACCTAGTGGTGAAGTAAATATTTCTTAGGTCAAAAATTTCAAGTGTGATAAATTCAAGCTTGTGTAGACGTTgatgaaattcaaaattaaaagttttaaaCTTAAAATACTCCCTCTACACTAATCCATCCCAAATAAAACGATACTCTTAGATAAATTATTGAAAAGGGAACTTtgtcttttttttaattcataccAATTTGCAGCAATTATTTTGTGGACTCTATGCAGCGAAGGTTGACTAATTAGTGGACGATTGATTTATTTGTCGTACTGCAATTAATTGAAATCAACACGTTTAAAGAAACGGACAAAACAATTCACGGAAAACGTGTAGAGACTGTGCTGTGCTCCAATATTTATTTTGTGCACATGTGTTGCACGTTGTCGATCatgcttctttctttctttgatttttttgggGGCGAAATATATTGTCAGTGAAGTGTTGTTAGTAAGGTTTATTTGCTTCTAAAATTTTCATTataaaatgatggataagaaaagatgagaattttttttttctatcatatgtttattagagatgaaaaaataagaaaatgttgaaaaatatttttacaccCCGAccataggataatattatccaacatttgagagaaaatgagtgaaaaaaaaTTGCTTGAGAAAATATCTCATCCTActcaaagaaaaaaattcatcatagtaaacatgtgaaaatgatggaaaatgagtgaaaatatattttttctcttttttccatcaaagtaaacacaccctaattTGTAAACTGAGGAATGTATAATGatgttagatttttttttggtaCCGTATAACAATGTAGTCATTTTTCACAAGTTACATACATGTCATATATGATGGCAAACAGCCAGGCGAATATTCAAAGGCTAAaacgtactccctccgtcccgctccaagtatcttctttcttttgggcacagagattaataaatatgtataaagtagataaagtaagttgatggaaattgtttaaatattaagtagagagagagagtgtattgtcaaaaaaggaaatgagacgTTTAgagtgggacaatccaaaatagaaaatgggacatttgaagtgggacagagggagtactatgaTAGGGAGAAAATGATGATTAAGCATTTAAGCTAATAGGCACACTGattctcttttttaataaaagggTTCATTGCAAAATAATTCATAAGTTCGGCTAGATTTTGATTTTGGACACATTTTGTGAATTGTTGCATTAAATAagtcattttttgttttttaaaatagacatgctcaataatattttataattgaaaaaataatatgaCGTAATCCAATGTGAAGTTGCCACATCACTCATTCATTTCCCTTATCGAAATGAGAAAGCATCCAATGACTACTTGACCTCACTACCTCAGACTTTTGAAAGTCTTCCACCAGCTATGTGTACATGTTGACTTACTGGCATGatataattaatgtatataATAAATTCTGAAGTGAATTAAAAAGAAGAGGCATTTCTTTTCGATCAATAGATGGAGAGTTGGAATCATTTAAAAATGATTCCAAAGCATACCCCTAAGTAAAATCTAAAGTGTAGGTTTCACAATTAAATTGGTATAGCATCTGCATCTGATATATTATCCAAATATAACATCTACAAGGTCCAAACTAAATAGAGTCCCCATTTTACATAAGACTGAAATCATTAAGATTTGTAGTTTAAATAATACTTACCTCTTGTAGGGATGATGTCTAATGTTTGATTCCCATCCCCTAAAACAATATTAAAATCCATCTCAGAAATAAAactacataataataataatagttgtTGCTGCACACTCTATTAGATTCTCCACACGAATATAACTATAATAGTTCGTTTAGATTACAGACAATATTTGATCACGGAAATGTTACACTTGTTGGCATATACATATTAAAGCAGCCATTCAATTTCATCTACTGTCTACATTTCATAACTTAGCAAAAGCCATAACAGTTATGATCAATATCTGTTTATATACATTTCCAAGAATGGTGCAATCATAGTAACAACACAATGAATGAGCGTTTTCAGATTGTTTTACGCGTCGTTTCCAATCCATTCTTGGATGGCTGAGCGCAGCATATGATTTGGAATGAGCATCTTGTGCTGTAGTTTTTGTTTTGTCACCGGGGAAACATCGTGCCTGTCAAGCCATGCCTTTATCGCATAATGCTCGTATGTGAAACCATCTGCTGCTATGAAGGGATTGTCCATTATTTCCTGCAATCAATTGTATGGTGCAATGCCAAGGCAGAGTAAGATGAATGCtcacaaatatataatttttttaaaattatatgttgGTTAAAACTTAATAATATTCGCACCTGAAGAATTGGGCAGTAATAGTGTTTCGGTGCTAGTCTGAGGTCTCTTTCAGCCAAGCTACCGGAATCAGCAAACTCTGCGAGTCTTTTCAAAACGGGCAATACTTCGGTGTCAAGGTCCGGTCGATCTCTGCATCTGAGTTTGCAGCATTTCAATGCTACCTCTGCAAGTTGAACTGCTTCAGCTAGTGGCCAATCTGTAACCGACTGATCAAGAACATCCAAGAAATTGCCACTGCTCACAGCATTTTCAAACTTCATTATAAGCCCTTTGGGATGGCGTGCAGACAATAACTGGAGGAGTATTACTCCAAAAGAGTATAGATCGGATTTTGGTCGAAGAGTTCCTGTTCTTTGGTATTCAGGATCCATATAGAACAGGGTGCCTGCTATAACAGACTCCCCATACTCTGTTATATTGTCAGGCACAAGATCGGAGATGAATTTGGCCAGGCCTACATCCCCGATTTTGCTCACATAGTATTTGTCAAGCAAAATGTTTCCAGGTTTTAGATCCCGATGAACTATTGGCTCTGGCTTCGAGTGGTGCAGGAAGGCAAGTCCGCAAGCAACCTCAAATGCTATCCGAAATCTAACAGGCCAAGGAAGGGGCGGTCTGCCCCTTCTGGGCAGGATATGATCTTCAAGACTCCCATTCTCCATATACTCGTAAACAAGACAGCCAAGTTCTGGACAGGCTCCAAGCAACAAAACAATGTGAGGATGGCGTAATTGACTAAGCACTTCCACCTGCACGGTTTCTGTAGTTAGTATTATCACAGATTGCATCACAATTACAATACGCTACTACAAGAAGAGACAAGCATAATACAAGTATTGATATCTAGAAATAGCATACCAGACCTGTGTATTATTCCTTTCCAATAACAATTGGGTATATGATTCCCAAATGTTGTGAGGATCGGGAGTCTTATTCACAATAATACACCCAAAGGGGGAattacttttcatgattgataaaatacatgattaagtatttttatcctcattactatgatttctccaatccaaccttttcaatgggatatgaatcaagcaaaattagctcaaatgatagaaattatcaagAGCCTTGGAATATCCCAGAGTTCCAATCCATCTTAGTAAACAGTGGATTAACCTATACTATTTTCATCTATCTAggctaatcctcaaaagtaaacgTCCCCTAAGTGAATGATGATATTGCCAACTAAATCAACTAATCAAGAAATTATCACAATTGATGGGGGTAGTAATTATAATGACATGGGCTATCGATGCCTCGAGGCCCCTGAATATATATCTTTCTCTAATGTAACAAGTAGAAGCAGTTCACATACTAAATTATGACAAATTATGCCCTAAAAACGAATAGCAAAGACCAGTGTGAAGTGGGTAAGCTTGCCAGTAATTCAGTCTCAGTTGTGTAGCAACGGCAAATGCCAAATAGATTGGAAAACTGAAGGTTAAACCTCTTTTAGAAACTCCTTGTTTCTGTCAGAAGCCTCAGGGCGAAGAGTTTTAACAGCAACTGAGGTGTGATCAAGGCTGCACTTATAAACTTTACCATATGCTCCTTCGCCAATCACTCTATTTTCTTCAAAAGAACAGGTTGCTATCTGTATGTCATCTCGCGTGTACCTTCTATATCGTAGATCACCAAACAGTAGCGCATCAGCAATTTTGTTTTTCTCTAATGATTCTTTCTGCACCATGAGTTCTGCCATCTGCCTTTCATATGTTTCTTCCGCAAGAAGTCTTTTCGCCATGTCAGCCTCCTTCTCAGCTTCcaaatatttctctctctcttgagCAGCAATTTTCCTTAAATTTACTTCTCTTTCCTGTGCAGCATTCACTCTCTGTGCTTCCTGAATGCACTCAGAAGAAAGCAAGTGCACCTGAAACAAATAGGTCCAAAAACTAATTACCCCAATAATCCTTGATTGTGatttaaattttcaaccctTCGTTTCAAGATAATCTACATGTGCCATATGTCACATGTCAAGCGATCTACAACTGACTGCCATTGTAAGTTTGTAACGTTAAAATAGATAATCTTTTCAGGAGAAACAACCTGGACAGTAgttgaaacaaaataaatgtcGTTATCACATTCACAAGATCTAATGCTTAGATGGTAAAGTGCTCGAGCTTAAACCTTGCTCTGTGCATGGACCAGGTCTTGACAAGCTTGATTATACATGGTCATAGTATTCTCCACTTCCAGGCGCAGTTGCTCTATTTCAACCTGAATGTCTGACTGCAGAACAGAGATAAGTATGCTCATTAAATTAAAACCTGAGGTTTGTGGGTAACCATGGCTTACTAAACACTGGAAGTTATGGAATATAAAAAGATACATTTTCTGGAACTTGACACACTTTCTCGATTGAAATATGACTTCAAATAGAAAGGCTAGAAAGCATCACCTGCTTTGAGTGCGTAGAAGAAATGGACGGGAATCCTTTATTTCTTGACATATCTGAGAGTTTCTCTTCTGATGCTTGATGAGATGTCTCCATAACAGCATCCAGATTCACAGAAGAGAATGTTGTTGTTTGTGAACGAGAAGGAAGATGACTAACATCTGAAAGGCAGTTCTTATATTTGGACtctgaagatgaagaagaagatgtgAATGAACGAGAATCACGCTCCCTCCCTGTTAGATTGCCAATCAAACAAGTTAAGGTAGCAAAAGATATCAAATAAATAAGGAACCTTATAATGAACATACCAGATGTTGACATAGGATTAGAGGAAtttgatgtgattttttttgctGAGACCACATAGATTTTGCACGTGTCAGGAGCACGTTTGAGAACTATTGACGGCACCTCAGAATCATTAGGCGTCCTGAGAAAAAGAAATAGTGATGCATCAACACCAAGACAGTAGCCAAAGATTACATATTATAAGATTTAGCATACAAGATGCCACACACGCTACTTGAAATATATTTGAACGGAAACTTTAACATGCAATTTGCGAGTTTTTAGTTTTTCTCCTTCCAAAAGTCAGGATCAACGGATTATTGATTTTAACACAAATTATAATGTACTAGGCATAAATAAGACAAAGAAGACAAATGGTTTATTTCAATAGGGAAATCAGAAGCCACACAGAGAAATGTATATTAACAGAAGTGCTCAGTGCAAAATTTACCTAGCAAAGGAATTGGATGAGCAAGAGCCCAGCACCAAACTTGTAGCTCCTGAATCGGATATATACCTTAGAAGAGCAAATGCAGGATTGTCTCCTTCCAGTAACACGGTCTCAATCTAAATTGGCTCAACATATTTcaagataaataaaaaaggGAGAACTAAATCAGACATAGACAGAAATAAGAAAAGCTCACCTTCTGTGTCCTATGTCGATACCTAAAAGTTGATAGATCTTCCTCATATTTTTCCTGCATATCATGAGTATACATGTCCACCATACTTCCATCTAGCTCGCTGATGGGTATGCTACCACCTGCTGCAAAATACATGACAGAAAAATAAGACATCAGTGAATGTGGCCAGCCATATAATATGCAGACTTCTAGGTACTACAGGTGAAGTATCAAACAAGAAAGCATTCGGAGAAGGGTGAGAAGCCAGGTCATCACATGATATAAATTCTAGATTTCAGTTCTTGTTAATCTCtcagccaaaaaaaaaagaacttgaAAAGAAGGAAAGCAAGTGAAAGAAGAATCCAAAATCTCAATTGAAGATACTTCAATCAGCTCATCTACGTTGTTAATATTTATACTTTCTCCATATTAGGCATGTGGATAAGCATCAGTCAGAATTCAAAGCATTTAACGTAGTCCTAAATGGagattttcttttcttcttcctcccATAATTTCCTCTGCAAGGATATGGTCCTACAGAAACAGATACTTTAATTTGCTTCAAATTCACCCTGACGAATCAAAGTTCAAAAAAATATGAAGTaccagagaaaaaaaaaagagcagaGAGACCTGCATTTACACTGTTTTACCTCTTTAACAATGCAACAGACGCACAATGAGTAGCATCACTACATCATTCAACAAGAATCAAAGATTTCTTAGCAACATTTTTTATGATCAAACTACTCCCACACAATTCAGGACTACAACATCACTCAACAATTTAGGGATGGATAGGCACAGGTGTCGAGCCCGTGCACTCCCACTGCTCCCGCAGCAAAAATTAAACCATATTTCATCACCAATTCACAAAATTTAATCCCTCAATCACCAC contains:
- the LOC130988419 gene encoding U-box domain-containing protein 34 isoform X1, which codes for MMATVAVAVKSSDGRGSQRAVRWAMENLMHTAARLVLVRVMSPITCVPTPSGGSIPISELDGSMVDMYTHDMQEKYEEDLSTFRYRHRTQKIETVLLEGDNPAFALLRYISDSGATSLVLGSCSSNSFARTPNDSEVPSIVLKRAPDTCKIYVVSAKKITSNSSNPMSTSGRERDSRSFTSSSSSSESKYKNCLSDVSHLPSRSQTTTFSSVNLDAVMETSHQASEEKLSDMSRNKGFPSISSTHSKQSDIQVEIEQLRLEVENTMTMYNQACQDLVHAQSKVHLLSSECIQEAQRVNAAQEREVNLRKIAAQEREKYLEAEKEADMAKRLLAEETYERQMAELMVQKESLEKNKIADALLFGDLRYRRYTRDDIQIATCSFEENRVIGEGAYGKVYKCSLDHTSVAVKTLRPEASDRNKEFLKEVEVLSQLRHPHIVLLLGACPELGCLVYEYMENGSLEDHILPRRGRPPLPWPVRFRIAFEVACGLAFLHHSKPEPIVHRDLKPGNILLDKYYVSKIGDVGLAKFISDLVPDNITEYGESVIAGTLFYMDPEYQRTGTLRPKSDLYSFGVILLQLLSARHPKGLIMKFENAVSSGNFLDVLDQSVTDWPLAEAVQLAEVALKCCKLRCRDRPDLDTEVLPVLKRLAEFADSGSLAERDLRLAPKHYYCPILQEIMDNPFIAADGFTYEHYAIKAWLDRHDVSPVTKQKLQHKMLIPNHMLRSAIQEWIGNDA
- the LOC130988419 gene encoding U-box domain-containing protein 34 isoform X2; its protein translation is MVDMYTHDMQEKYEEDLSTFRYRHRTQKIETVLLEGDNPAFALLRYISDSGATSLVLGSCSSNSFARTPNDSEVPSIVLKRAPDTCKIYVVSAKKITSNSSNPMSTSGRERDSRSFTSSSSSSESKYKNCLSDVSHLPSRSQTTTFSSVNLDAVMETSHQASEEKLSDMSRNKGFPSISSTHSKQSDIQVEIEQLRLEVENTMTMYNQACQDLVHAQSKVHLLSSECIQEAQRVNAAQEREVNLRKIAAQEREKYLEAEKEADMAKRLLAEETYERQMAELMVQKESLEKNKIADALLFGDLRYRRYTRDDIQIATCSFEENRVIGEGAYGKVYKCSLDHTSVAVKTLRPEASDRNKEFLKEVEVLSQLRHPHIVLLLGACPELGCLVYEYMENGSLEDHILPRRGRPPLPWPVRFRIAFEVACGLAFLHHSKPEPIVHRDLKPGNILLDKYYVSKIGDVGLAKFISDLVPDNITEYGESVIAGTLFYMDPEYQRTGTLRPKSDLYSFGVILLQLLSARHPKGLIMKFENAVSSGNFLDVLDQSVTDWPLAEAVQLAEVALKCCKLRCRDRPDLDTEVLPVLKRLAEFADSGSLAERDLRLAPKHYYCPILQEIMDNPFIAADGFTYEHYAIKAWLDRHDVSPVTKQKLQHKMLIPNHMLRSAIQEWIGNDA